A genomic segment from Pelobates fuscus isolate aPelFus1 chromosome 7, aPelFus1.pri, whole genome shotgun sequence encodes:
- the LOC134569271 gene encoding oocyte zinc finger protein XlCOF7.1-like: MKKSINITNSNSEKSSIVSDSCMFSKEIVNINPTHIGEKPFSSSVCGNGFGQHSNLVRHQKTHTGEKPFLCSKCGKCFARKGELVRHQRIHTGEKLFSCSECEKCFVKKAHLVRHQRKHTGDKPFSCSECEKCFFTNAELVSHQRIHTGEKPFSCSECEKSFGRYSNLVSHQRTHTQEKPFSCSECGKCFRRNSDCVSHQRTHTGEKPFSCSECGKCFITKAVLVCHQRTHTGEKPFSCSVCGNCFGQHSTLVRHQRTHTGEKPFLCTKCGKCFAGKGQLALHQRTHTGEKPFSCSECGKCFIINAELVRHQRIHTGEKPFSCSECEKCFGRHSNLVSHQRTHTREKPFSCSECGKCFYTNAELVCHQRTHTGEKLFSCSECEKCFVKKAQLVRHQQTHTGEKPFFCSECEKRFVTNVELVSHQRTHTGEKPFLCFECEKCFVKKAQLVSHHRTHTGEKPFSCSECEKCFVTNAHLVRHQRTHTGEKLFTCSECEKCFGTNAELVRHQRTHTGEKPFSCSECKKCFGRHSNLVSHQRTHTREKPFSCSECEKCFYTNAELVRHQRTHTGEKLFSCSECEKCFVKKAQLVHHQRKHTGDKPFLCSECEKCFVTNAELVSHQRTHTGEKPFSCSECEKCFGQHSNLVRHQRTHTGEKPFSCSECGNCFGHHSSLVRHQKTHTGEKPFLCSKCGKCFASESELVRHQRTHTSEVIL, translated from the coding sequence ATGAAGAAATCTATTAACATAACCAATTCTAACTCTGAAAAATCAAGCATTGTGTCAGATTCCTGTATGTTCTCAAAGGAGATAGTAAACATAAACCCCACTCACATAGGAGAGAAGCCTTTCTCAAGTTCTGTATGTGGAAATGGTTTTGGGCAACATTCAAATCTAGTTAGACATCagaaaactcacacaggagagaagcctttcttatgtagtaaatgtgggaaatgttttgccagGAAAGGAGaacttgtccgtcatcagagaattcacacaggagagaaactgttctcatgttctgaatgtgaaaaatgttttgtgaAAAAGGCAcatcttgtccgtcatcagagaaaacatacaggagataaaccattctcatgttctgagtgtgaaaaatgttttttcacaaaTGCAGAGCtggtcagtcatcagagaattcacacaggagagaaaccgttctcatgttctgaatgtgaaaaaagttttgggcgatattcaaatcttgtcagtcatcagagaacacacacacaagagaaacctttctcgtgttctgaatgtggaaaatgttttagacGTAATTCGGATTGTGTTAGCCATCAGAGAacccacacaggagagaaaccgttctcatgttctgaatgtggaaaatgttttatcacTAAAGCAGTGCTTgtctgtcatcagagaactcacacaggagagaaaccgttctcatgttctgtatGTGGAAATTGTTTTGGGCAACATTCAACTCTTGTTAGacatcagagaacacacacaggagagaagcctttcttatgtactaaatgtgggaaatgttttgccgGGAAAGGACAACTTGCccttcatcagagaactcacacaggagagaaaccattttcatgttctgaatgtggaaaatgcttTATCATAAATGCAGAGCTTGTCCGTCATCAaagaattcacacaggagagaaaccgttctcatgttctgaatgtgaaaaatgttttgggcgacattcaaatcttgtcagtcatcagagaacacacacacgagagaaaccattctcatgttctgaatgtggaaaatgtttttacaCAAATGCAGAGCTAGTTTGTCATCaaagaacacacacaggagagaaactgttctcatgttctgaatgtgaaaaatgttttgtcaaaaaggcacagcttgtccgtcatcagcaaactcacacaggagagaagccattcttttgttctgaatgtgaaaaacGTTTTGTCACAAATGTAgaacttgtcagtcatcagagaactcacacaggagagaaaccattcttatgttttgaatgtgaaaaatgttttgtcaaaaaGGCACAGCTTGTCAGTCATcatagaactcacacaggagagaaaccattctcatgttctgaatgtgaaaaatgttttgtcacaaaTGCAcatcttgtccgtcatcagagaacacacacaggagagaaacttttcacatgttctgaatgtgaaaaatgttttgggaCAAATGCAgagcttgtccgtcatcagagaacacacacaggagagaaaccgttctcatgttctgaatgtaaaaaatgttttgggcgacattcaaatcttgtcagtcatcagagaacacacacacgagagaaaccgttctcatgttctgaatgtgaaaaatgtttttacacaaaTGCAGAGCTAGTTCGTCATCaaagaacacacacaggagagaaactgttctcatgttctgaatgtgaaaaatgttttgtcaaaaaGGCACAGCTTGTCCATCATCAGAGAAAACATACAGGAGATAAACCATTCttatgttctgaatgtgaaaaatgttttgtcacaaaTGCAGAGCtggtcagtcatcagagaactcacacaggagagaaaccgttctcatgttctgaatgtgaaaaatgttttgggcaacattcaaatcttgtccgtcatcagagaactcacacaggagagaaaccgttctcatgttctgaatgtggaaattgTTTTGGGCACCATTCAAGTCTTGTTAGACATCagaaaactcacacaggagagaagcctttcttatgtagtaaatgtgggaaatgttttgccagtgaatcagagcttgtccgtcatcagagaactcacacaagtGAGGTGATATTATAA